From Azospirillum brasilense:
TCCCCTCTGGGGAGAGGGTTAGGGTGAGGGGGTTGCGCGTTGCGGTACGTCCGGCGAAAGCGCATCCCCCTCACCGGCCCTTCGGGCCACCCTCTTCCCGGAGGGGAGAGGGCTAGATTCTCCATCGAGAGAACCCGCCCATGCCCACCCCTTACATGGTCCGCGATTCGGAGGTGGTCGTCATCGGCTCCGGCATGGCCGGGCTGACCGCCGCCCTGCATCTGGCGCCGCGCGCCGTCACGCTGCTGACCAAGACGCCGGACCTGCCGGGCGGCTCAAGCAACCACGCCCAGGGCGGCATCGCCGCCGCCATCGGTCCCGGCGACGGGGCGGAGGCGCACGCCGCCGACACGGTGGCCGCCGGCGCCGGCTTCGTGGACCCGGGCCGCGCCCTCCTGCTGACCAGCGAGGGGGCGGAGCGGGTGCGGGCGCTGCTCCTCGCCGGGCTGCCCTTCGACCGCAGCGCCGACGGCGCGCCCCTGCTCGGGCGGGAGGCGGCGCACGGGGCGGCGCGCATCGTCCATGCCGGGGGCGACGCCACCGGGGCGACGCTGGTCGCGGCGCTGGCCGAGCGGGTGCGCGCCACCCCGTCGATCCGGGTGGAGAGCGACGCCTTCGCCGTCGATCTGGCGGTGCGCCACGGGCGGGTCTGCGGCGTGCTGGCCTGCCATCCCGAAGGCTGGGTGTTCCACCGCGCGCCGCGCGTGGTGCTGGCGACCGGCGGGGTCGGCGGGGCCTACGCCCGCACCACCAACCCGCCGGAGGCGACCGGCGACGGGCTGGCGCTGGCCGCGCGGGCCGGGGCGCTGCTCGCCGACGTGGAGTTTGTGCAGTTCCACCCGACGGCGCTCGCCGTGGACGCCGACCCCGCCCCCCTGCTGACCGAGGCGCTGCGCGGCGCCGGGGCGGTGCTGCTCGACCGGCGCGGGGTCCGTTTCATGGCGGCGGAACACCCGTTGGCCGAGCTGGCGCCGCGCGATGTGGTGGCCCGCGCCATCGGCGCCCGCGTCGCGGCGGGGGAGCCGGTGCGGCTGGACATGCGCCCGGCGCTGGCCGCCAAGCCGGACGGCTTTCCCACCGTGCTGGCGCTCTGCGCCGCCCACGGGTTGGACCCGTGGCGGGAGCCGGTGCCGGTCGCCCCGGCGGCGCACTACCACATGGGCGGGGTGGTCACGGATCCCGCCGGGCGGACCAGCCTGGACGGGCTGTGGGCCTGCGGCGAGGTCGCCTGCACCGGCGTCCACGGCGCCAACCGGCTGGCCAGCAACTCGCTGCTGGAGGCGCTGGTGTTCGGCGCGCGGGTGGCCCGCGACGTGGCCGGGCGGGACCTCCCTCCCCTGCCGCCCTTCGCCTTGCCCGAAGCGCCGGCCGTCGCCGGGGAGGTCGGGGCCGGCCTGCTCGACGCCATCACCGACGAATCCCGCCGCACGCTCTACCAGGGCGCCGGGCTGGTGCGCGACGGGGTGGGGCTGCTGGCCGCCCGGCGCAAGCTGGACCGGCTCGCCGTGGCGCTCGACGCGCTGTGCGGCGTCGGCCCGGCGGAGCTTGCCGCCGTCCGCTGCTGGGGCGAGGCGCGCAACCGCCTGCTGGCCGGACGGCTGATCGTCCACGCAGCGCTTGCCCGCAGCGAAAGCCGCGGGGCGCATTTCCGCACCGACTTCCCGCAGGAAGACCCGGCGGCGCAGCGCCACCGCTTCACCCTCACCGACCTGACCGGGGCCGCCGGCCCCCTGACCGGAGACGCCGCATGCTCCATCCTCTGACCTATGAACCGATCGTCCGCGCCGCCCTGGCGGAGGATCTCGGGCGGGCCGGCGACATCACCACCGACAGCATCGTCCCGGCGGAGGCCGTGGCGACGGCGCGGGTGGCCGCGCGCAAGGACGGGCGCGTCGCCGGGCTGGAGGTCGCCCTGTCCGCCTTCCGCATCCTCGACCCGGCGGCGGAGCTGCGGGTGGAGCAGGGCGACGGCGACGACGTGCCCCCCGGCGCCACCATCGCCACCGTGACGGCCCGCGCGCGCGCCCTTCTGACGGCGGAGCGCACGGCGCTGAACCTGCTGGGCCGCCTGTCCGGCATCGCCACCGCCACCCGCGCGCTGGTGCGCGAGGTCGAGGGAACACGCGCCCGCATCGTCTGCACCCGCAAGACCACCCCCGGCCTGCGCGTCCTGGAAAAGCAGGCGGTGCGGCTGGGCGGCGGCTTCAACCACCGCTTCGGGCTCGACGACGCGGTTCTGGTCAAGGACAACCACATCGCCGTGGCCGGCGGCATCCGCCCGGCGGTCGAGCGCGTCCGCGCAGCCATCGGCCACATGGTGAAGGTGGAGGTCGAGGTCGACACGCTGGCCCAGCTGGAGGAACTGCTGACCCTGCCGGTCGACGTCGTCCTGCTCGACAACATGGACCCGCCGACGCTGCGCCACGCCGTCGCCATGGTGGACGGCCGCATGGTGACGGAGGCGTCGGGCAACGTCACCCTGTCCACCGTGCGGGCCATCGCGGAGGCCGGCGTGGACATGATCTCGGTCGGCTGGCTGACCCACAGCGCGCCGAACCTCGACGTCGGGCTGGACATGTAGCGACCCGGATGGGGAGGGGGCGCGCTGTCCCCTCCTCCCGAAACGCGGTCCTCAGTGCCCCGTGAAGTTCCGGTGCTGCACGGTGTTCTCCTCGCTCAGCCGGACCGAGGGGGCGGCGAAGGTCTCGTCGGCGGTGCGGCCCAGCGTGCCTTCCAGGATCACGCTGGCGCCGATGGCGAGGACGACCGCGGTGGCCAAAGCCATTCCGAACGCTTTCATGACGCTTCCCTCCTGCTGCGGACCGGAGCGGACGATGGAGCGGGCTGCGGGGCGGCGCCGATCCCGGAAATGCCGCGCGCGCCCTCCGCCACGGCGCCTTCGGCCTTGGCGATGCGGGTGTAGAGCGCCAGCGCCTGCGCCACCACCTGATCCATGTTGTAGTAGCGGTAGGTCGCCAGCCGCCCGACGAAATGGACGTTCGGCGTGGCGTCGGCCAGCTCTTGGTACTTGCGGTAGAGGGCGGCGTTCTCCGCGCGGGGGATCGGGTAGTAGGGGTCGCCCTCCGCCGACGGGTATTCGTAGGTCAGGCTGGTTTGCGGGTTCGTCTGGCCGGTCAGGTGCTTGTATTCGGTGATGCGGGTGTGCGGCACCTCCTCGCCGGGATAGTTCACCACGGCGACGGGCTGGAACCATTCCTGATCGACCGTCTCGTGCCGGAAGGTCAGGGAGCGGTAGGGCAGCTTGCCGAAGCGGTGGCCGAAATACTCGTCTACCGGGCCGGTGAAGATCAGGTTGCGGTAGCGCACGTCGCGCACCACGTCGCGGAAATCGACGCCCAGGCGGATGGTGATGTTCGGGTGGTCGAGCATGTTCTCGAACATCCGCGTGTAGCCGTGCAGCGGCATGTTCTGGAAGCTGTCGCCGAAATAGCGGTCGTCGTCGTTGGTCCGCGTCGGCACCCGCGCCGTCACCGCCTTGTCGAGGTCCGACGGGTCGAGGCCCCATTGCTTGCGGGTGTAGCCGCGGAAGAACTTCTCGTACAGCTCCCGCCCGACCGCGCCGACCACCACGTCCTCCGAGGTGCGGACGTCGGCCACCGGTTCCGCCCGGCTTTTCAGGAACTCCGCCACGCCGGCCTCGTCGAGGTCCAACCCGTAGAGCCGGTTGACCGTCGTCCGGTTGATGGGGATGGGAACCAGCTGCCCGTCGACATGGGCGAGCACCCGGTGCTCGTAGGGGCGCCACTGGGTGAAGCGAGACAGATAGTCCGCCACCGGCTGCGAATTGGTGTGGAAGATGTGCGGGCCGTAGCGATGGATCAGCACGCCCGCGTCGTCGTGATGGTCGTAGGCGTTGCCGCCGATGTGCGGACGCCGGTCGATCAGCAGCACCCGCTTGTCCAGGCCCGCCGCCAGCCGTTCCGCCAGCACGCTGCCGGCGAAACCCGCCCCGACGATCAGGTAATCGAAGACCGCCGGCCCGTCCGTCCGCCCCACATAGGCTGGAGCGGCACCATCGAAATCACGCATAAGCTCTGCCTTCCTCGTCCTGCCAAAAGGCGGACAAGGGGGGCACGCCGTCCGCGCCCCACCCGTCCGCACATCCTGCGAACGGTGGAACCCGCCGGTGGTTCCGGGCGAAGGCGGTCGAGAAGGAGGTACCGAACCAGGGTACCTCCCGCGGCATCACCCGCCGAAGACGGTGTTCAGCTGCGCGCCGACGCGGACGAAGGTGGTCCGCTTCGACACCTCCTTCAGCTTGGTGGCGCCAATGTAGGTCATCATGCTGCGCACGCCGCCCATGATCTCCTGCATCGTGCCGTCGATCGGTCCACGGTAGGGGACCTCCACGGTCTTGCCCTCCGACGCCCGGTAGGAAGCTACGCCGCCCGCGTACTTGTGCATCGCCGTGTCGGACGACATGCCGTAGAAGGTCATCGCCACCGGCACCTTCTGCCCGCCGCGCTCCTCGTAGCGGATATCTCCCTCGCACTCATCGTGGCCGGCCAGCATGCCGCCGAGCATCACGAAGTCCGACCCGGCGCCATAGGCCTTGGAGATGTCGCCCGGCACCGTGCAGCCGCCGTCGCCGCAGACCTGCCCCTTCAGCCCGTGCGCGGCATCGGCGCATTCGATGATGGCGGAGAGCTGCGGGTAGCCGACGCCGGTCATCTTGCGCGTGGTGCAGACCGACCCCGGCCCGATGCCGACCTTGATGATGTCGGCCCCGGCGAGCACCAGCGCCTCGGTCATGTCGCCGGTCACCACGTTGCCGGCCATGATGACCATGTCCGGATTCTCCTTCCGCAACCGGCTGATGACGCGCACGAAGCGTTCCGTGTAGCCGTTGGCGACGTCCAGGCAGAGCTTGGCCACCGGGGCCTTGGCCTTCACCGCCTGGAACTTGTCGTAGTCGGCCTCCGTCGTGCCCAGCGAGTAGAAGACGTTGGCCGTGTCCTCGTCGCGGAAGAAGGGGATCAGGGCTTCGGCCGGGTAGTGCTTGTGCAGCGCGGTCATCGCGCCGAAGCGCGACAGGGCGCGGGCGACGGCCATAGTGCCGACCACGTCCATGTTGGCCGCGATCAGCGGGAAGCCCGTCCATTCCAGCCCGCTGTGGACGAAGCGGAAGGTCCGCTCGATGTCCACGTCGTTGCGGCTTTCCAGGGTGCTGCGCTTCGGGCGGATCAGCACGTCCTTGAAGTCCAGCTTCAGATCGTTCTCGATGATCACCGGCGGGTCGTCCTTGTCGTTTTGGGGGAGGGCCGTTTCCCCCTCCCCGGCCCTCCCCCGCTGTCGCAGGGGAGGGAGAATGAAGTCCCCTCCCCTGCGACAGCGGGGGAGGGTTAGGGTGGGGGCAAGGTCAGCACCAGTGCAGCCTCAACCCTCGCCCAGCACCTCCAACAGCGCCAGCGCGACAACCTCCGTCGCCTTGAACAGGTCGGACAGCGGCAGGCGCTCGTCGGCGCGGTGGGCGTTGGCCTCCTCGATGGTGTGGGGACCGGCGCCGAACAGGGCGATGGGCACGCCCGCGTCGGAGTAATGGCGCGCGTCGGTGTAAAGCGGCACGCCCTTGGTCTCCACGGGCTCGCCCATGACGCGGCTGGCGTGGGCGCAGAGGACGGCGGCCAGCCGGTCGGTGCCGGGCAGCGGGGTCAGCGGGCGGGCCAGCAGGATGCGGCGAATGTCCACGCGGGCCTTCGGGAATGCCGTGGCCGCCTCCGCGATGACCGCGCGCAACGTCTCCTCCACCGTCTCCGGCGCCTCCTCCGGGATCATGCGGCGGTCGAGGCGCAGGGTCACGCGGTCGGGAACGACGTTGGTGTTGATGCCGCCCTTGATCAGCCCGACCGTCAACTGCGGCGAGCCGATGCCGCCCACCGCCGACACGGTGCCGGCGTAGCCCTTGCGGTGCTCATAGAGCGCGCCGAGGATCGCCGTCGTCGCCTCCAGCGCGTCGATGCCGGTCATCGGCAGGGCGGCGTGGGCAGACTTGCCGGTGACCTCGACCTCCAGATGCAGGCAGCCGTTGTGCGCGGTGACGACGCCGTAGCTGAAGCCCGCGGCAATGGCGAAGTCCGGCTTGGTCAGCCCCTCGTCGAGCAGCCATTTCGGCCCGATCTCGCCGCCCGCCTCCTCGTCGTAGGTCAGGTGCAGTTCCACCGTGCCGCGGTCAAGACCGGCCTTCTCCAGAGCCAGCAGCGCGTAGGTGTAGGTGACGAAGTCGGACTTCGAGACGGCGACGCCGCGCCCGTACATCCAGCCGTCCACCACCTCCGCCCCGTAGGGGTCGCGGGTCCAGCCCTCGCCCGGCGGCACCACGTCGCCGTGGGCGTTCAGCGCCACGGTCGGCCCGTCACCGAAGCGGCGGCGCACGATCAGGTTGGTGGCGGAGATCATGCCGTTGGCCCGCACCAGCTCCGCCGGGACCGGGTGGCGCTCCACCGTCAGGCCCATGGCCTCCAGCAGTTCGGCGGCACGCTCCGCGTGGGGGGCGCAGTCGCCGGCCGGATTGTCGGAGGGCACCTTGACCAGTTCGGCCAGGAAGCGGACCTGCTCGTCGCGGGTCTGCTCCAGGAAAGCGCGGATGGCCTTTTGGGCGGTGTCGGTCATGGTGTCGGGGTCTCGTGCTCGAAGTGGCGGATGATGTCCAGGAGGATCTGCACCGACAGGTCGGCGTCCTCCGCGGTGATGGATTCGGCGGGGTTGTGGCTGATGCCACCCGCACAGCGGACGAACAGCATGCCCATCGGCAGCACGCCGGCGAAGGCCATGGCATCATGCCCGGCGCCGCTGGGCAGCGACAAGGGACGGACGCCGGCGCGGATCACGGCGGCTTCGATCTGCCGCCGGATGCCGGGGGAACAGGGGGCGGCCGCCGCGTCGTGGGTGGTCTCCACCGCCAGCTCCACGCTGCGGCGGGTGGCGATCGCCTCGAAGTCGGCGAGGATGGCGGCGCAGGCGTCCCGCCGCACGGTGTCCTCCGGCGCGCGGACGTCGAGGGTGAAGGCGGCCTCGCCGGGGATGACGTTGACGGCGCCCGGCTTCGCCTCGATCCGGCCCACCGTCGCCACCAGCCCGGCGTCGGAGGCCGCGGCCACCCGCTCCGCCGCCAGAGTCATCTCGGCGGCGGCGGCCAGCGCGTCGCGGCGCAGCGCCATGGGCACCGTGCCGGCGTGGCCGGCCATGCCGCGCAGCCGGACGGCGAAGCGCGTGGCGCCGTTGATGGCCGTGACGATGCCGACCGGCAACCCTTCCGCCTCCAGCACCGGCCCCTGTTCGATGTGGACCTCCAGGAAGGCCAGCGCCTCCCCCGGCTTGCGGGCCGCCGTGGTGATGGCCTCGGGGTCGCCGCCGAAGGCGCGCAGCGCGTCGGCCATGCGCACGCCGTCGCGGTCGCGCGTCTCCAGCGCCACCCGGTCGAAGCGGCCGGCCACGGCGCGGCTGCCGGTCAGGGTCACGGGGAAGCGCACCCCCTCCTCGTCGCCGAAGCCCAGCACCTCGATGGCGAAGGGCAGGCGCTCACCGCGCCGGTCCAGCTCCGCCACCGCGGCGACGGCGGCCAGCACGCCCAGATTCCCATCATACCGTCCGGCGTTGCGCACCGTGTCGATGTGGGAACCGATCAGCAGGGCCGGCGCGCCCGGCACGGTTCCCTCGTAACGGCCGACCACCGTTCCCGCCGGGTCGAGCCGGGCGCTCATCCCGGCCTTGCCCATCAACTCCATCAGCCAGTCCGCGGCGGCGCGGTGCTGCGGGGTCAGGAACAGGCGGGTCAGCAGCCCCGGCTCCTCCGTGAAGCCGGCGAAGGCGTCCAGCCGCGCCATCAGGTCCGCGCCGAACGCCGTCATGGCTCGATGTCCTTCGGCAGCAGGTCCTTCAGGCGCAGCCAGGTGATGCGCTCGACCTGGGCCAGCGCCGTGGCGAACTCCTCCTCCGGGCCGTTGGACAGGCGGGTCTCGAACGCCTCCAGAATGTCGGCGCGGCTGCGGCCCTTGACCGCCAGGATGAAGGGGAAGCCGAAGCGCGCCTTGTAGGCGTCGTTCAGTTCGGTGAAGCGGGCGAACTCCTCCGGCGTGCAGCGGTCCAGCCCGGCGCTGGCCTGCTCCGCCGTGCTGTCGGCGGTCAGCTCGCCGCGCAGCGCCAGCCGCCCCGCCAGATCGGGGTGGGCGTTCAGCAGCGCCAGCTTCCGGTCATGGCCGGCGGCGCGCAGGACGGCGACCATGGCGGCGTGCAGCCCGTCCGCGTTGTCGGGCAGGTTGCCCCCCTGATCGGCGGCATCCCAGGCGCCTTCGGCGACCCAGGGCGAATGTTCGAACACGCCGCCAAATCGGGCGACGAAACTTGCACGGTCCATCTCGCTCGGTCGCATCCCGGCCTTCCCTGATCGGTCCCCTGCCCCGCAGCATACCCGCAATCGCCGAGGTCCGCTTTTTCGATCCGTTTGAAAGTCTTTTTGCGCAGGCCCCGTTCGGACCGCGCGGCGGTGCGGCATGGGGTGCGGTATAAGGTCTCTTCGCGGCATTCCACGGCGAGGAGAGAGACCCATGTCCGGAAGCGGGCGCTTGACCACCCATGTTCTCGACACGACGCACGGCCGGCCCGGCGCCGGGATCGCCGTCACCCTCTACCGCATCGACGGGGAGCGGCGGGAGCGGCTGATGCAGACCCGCACCAACGCCGACGGGCGCTGCGACGCGCCGCTCCTCGCCGGGGCCGACCTGACGCCGGGCGTCTACGAGCTGGTGTTCGAGGCCGGCGACTATTTCCGCGCCTCCGGCTTGGAGATCGTCGAACCCGCCTTCCTCGACGTGGTGCCGATCCGCTTCGGCGTCGCCAACGCGGACCAGCACTATCACGTGCCGCTGCTCGTCTCCCCCTACAGCTACTCGACCTACCGGGGAAGCTGATCGGTCCAGGCGGCGAGCAGGCGGCGCTCTTCCGGCGTGATCCCGGTGACGTTGCCGGGGGGCATCGCGTCGGACAGCGCCGCCCAGGTCCGGATCTGCGGCGCGTGGCGGCTGATCGCCTCCGCGCTGTCCAGCATCACGCCGCGCGGCGGCACGCCGATCCCCTCCCACACCGGCTGCGCCGCGTGGCACATGGAGCAGCGCGACAGCACCACCTCCTCCACCTGCGCGAACTCCACCCTGGCCGGCGCCGCGGCGCTGTCGGTCCGCGTGCCGGCGGCGCTCAAGCCCACGATGACGGCGACGCCCGCGGCGGCCACCGCCCAAGTCCACCAGGGCGTCGGCTTGCCGGCGTGACGGCTGTTGAAGAAGTGGCGGATCACCGCCCCCACCACCAGCACCACCGCCACGATCACCCAGCTGTAGCGCGTGCCGAAGGCCAGCGGGTAGTGGTTGGAGATCATCAGGAAGACGACCGGCAGCGTCAGGTAGTTGTTGTGCAGCGACCGCTGCTTGGCCTGCTTGCCCAGCGCCGGGTCGGGCACCTGCCCGGCCTTCATGGCGGCCACCGCCTTGGTCTGGTTGGGGATGATGATGCGGAAGACGTTGGCCGACATCATCGTGCCGATCAGCGCCCCGACATGCAGCATCGCCGCCCGCCCGCTGAAGAGGTGGCTGAGGCCCCAGGCGACCAGCACCAGGAAGACGAAGCCCGCCGCCGCCAGCTTCACGTCGTCCTTGCCCAGCGGCGACTTGCACAGCCGGTCATAGACGTGCCAGCCCAGCCCCAGGGCGCCCAGGCTGAGCAGCACCGCGCCCCACCAGGGAATGTCCAGCACCGCCGGGTCGATCATGTAGAGTGCGGCGCCGTGGTAGTAGAGCACCGACAGCAGCGCGAAGCCGCTGAGCCAGGTGGCGTAGGCTTCCCATTTGAACCAGGTCAGCTTCTCCGGCAGCTCCGGCGGGGCGACCGTGTATTTCATCATGTTGTAGAAGCCGCCGCCGTGGACCTGCCACGCCTCCCCCGCCACCCCATCGGGCAGGCCGTCGCGCCGCCGCAGGGACAGGTCCAGGTGGATGAAATAGAAGCTCGACCCGATCCAGGCGATGGCCGTGATGACGTGCAGCCAGCGCACCAGAACGTTGACCCACTCCCAGACGATCGGCTCCATGCGTCGCGGCCTCTTCCGTTTGGTGATCCTCACCCTGAACTCTACGGTTGCCGCAGCGCAGCGGGGAAGCGGATGCGTGCGCCAGCACTTTCAAAAAAAACGGAAAGGTGGGAGGATTCCCCATGGCGTGTGGGGAAAGGGCCAAGCGTGGCGCTTCTGGAGAACATGCGGGTGTTCGTGCGGGTGGTGGAACTGGGCAGCCTGTCCGCCGCCGGGCGCAGCCTGCGCCTGTCGCCCGCCGTGGTCAGCCACCGGCTGCAAAGCCTGGAGGAGCATCTGAACGCCCGCCTGCTCAACCGCACCACCCGCCAGGTTCAGTTCACCGAGGCCGGCAAGGTCTTCTTCGAACACTGCCTGGAGGTTCTGGAGGCGGCCGAGCGGGCGGAGAGCAGCGTCGGCGCCATCGGCGGGGCGCCGGTGGGCAGCCTGCGGGTGACGGCGCCGCTGGGCTTCGGTCGACGCATCCTGGCCCCGATGGTGCCGCGTTTCCACGCCGCCTTCCCCCAGGTCGACCTGCGGCTGCGCCTGTCCGACCATCTGCTGGACCTGCTGCGCGAGGCGACCGACGTCGCCATCCGCATGGCGCCGCTGAAGGATTCCAGCTTCGTCGCACGCAAGATCGCCGACCTGCCGCGGGTGCTCTGCGCCGCACCGTCCTACCTGGAGCGGCGGGGTGTGCCGGCCCGGCCCGAGGAACTGCTGTCCCACCACTGCCTGCTGCTGCGCTTTCCCGGATCGCAGCAGTTCCAATGGACGTTGAACACCCCGCAAGGCCCGATGACCCTGCCGGTGT
This genomic window contains:
- a CDS encoding L-aspartate oxidase encodes the protein MPTPYMVRDSEVVVIGSGMAGLTAALHLAPRAVTLLTKTPDLPGGSSNHAQGGIAAAIGPGDGAEAHAADTVAAGAGFVDPGRALLLTSEGAERVRALLLAGLPFDRSADGAPLLGREAAHGAARIVHAGGDATGATLVAALAERVRATPSIRVESDAFAVDLAVRHGRVCGVLACHPEGWVFHRAPRVVLATGGVGGAYARTTNPPEATGDGLALAARAGALLADVEFVQFHPTALAVDADPAPLLTEALRGAGAVLLDRRGVRFMAAEHPLAELAPRDVVARAIGARVAAGEPVRLDMRPALAAKPDGFPTVLALCAAHGLDPWREPVPVAPAAHYHMGGVVTDPAGRTSLDGLWACGEVACTGVHGANRLASNSLLEALVFGARVARDVAGRDLPPLPPFALPEAPAVAGEVGAGLLDAITDESRRTLYQGAGLVRDGVGLLAARRKLDRLAVALDALCGVGPAELAAVRCWGEARNRLLAGRLIVHAALARSESRGAHFRTDFPQEDPAAQRHRFTLTDLTGAAGPLTGDAACSIL
- the nadC gene encoding carboxylating nicotinate-nucleotide diphosphorylase; this translates as MLHPLTYEPIVRAALAEDLGRAGDITTDSIVPAEAVATARVAARKDGRVAGLEVALSAFRILDPAAELRVEQGDGDDVPPGATIATVTARARALLTAERTALNLLGRLSGIATATRALVREVEGTRARIVCTRKTTPGLRVLEKQAVRLGGGFNHRFGLDDAVLVKDNHIAVAGGIRPAVERVRAAIGHMVKVEVEVDTLAQLEELLTLPVDVVLLDNMDPPTLRHAVAMVDGRMVTEASGNVTLSTVRAIAEAGVDMISVGWLTHSAPNLDVGLDM
- the glf gene encoding UDP-galactopyranose mutase — its product is MRDFDGAAPAYVGRTDGPAVFDYLIVGAGFAGSVLAERLAAGLDKRVLLIDRRPHIGGNAYDHHDDAGVLIHRYGPHIFHTNSQPVADYLSRFTQWRPYEHRVLAHVDGQLVPIPINRTTVNRLYGLDLDEAGVAEFLKSRAEPVADVRTSEDVVVGAVGRELYEKFFRGYTRKQWGLDPSDLDKAVTARVPTRTNDDDRYFGDSFQNMPLHGYTRMFENMLDHPNITIRLGVDFRDVVRDVRYRNLIFTGPVDEYFGHRFGKLPYRSLTFRHETVDQEWFQPVAVVNYPGEEVPHTRITEYKHLTGQTNPQTSLTYEYPSAEGDPYYPIPRAENAALYRKYQELADATPNVHFVGRLATYRYYNMDQVVAQALALYTRIAKAEGAVAEGARGISGIGAAPQPAPSSAPVRSRREAS
- a CDS encoding GMP reductase; the encoded protein is MIIENDLKLDFKDVLIRPKRSTLESRNDVDIERTFRFVHSGLEWTGFPLIAANMDVVGTMAVARALSRFGAMTALHKHYPAEALIPFFRDEDTANVFYSLGTTEADYDKFQAVKAKAPVAKLCLDVANGYTERFVRVISRLRKENPDMVIMAGNVVTGDMTEALVLAGADIIKVGIGPGSVCTTRKMTGVGYPQLSAIIECADAAHGLKGQVCGDGGCTVPGDISKAYGAGSDFVMLGGMLAGHDECEGDIRYEERGGQKVPVAMTFYGMSSDTAMHKYAGGVASYRASEGKTVEVPYRGPIDGTMQEIMGGVRSMMTYIGATKLKEVSKRTTFVRVGAQLNTVFGG
- a CDS encoding M20/M25/M40 family metallo-hydrolase, yielding MTDTAQKAIRAFLEQTRDEQVRFLAELVKVPSDNPAGDCAPHAERAAELLEAMGLTVERHPVPAELVRANGMISATNLIVRRRFGDGPTVALNAHGDVVPPGEGWTRDPYGAEVVDGWMYGRGVAVSKSDFVTYTYALLALEKAGLDRGTVELHLTYDEEAGGEIGPKWLLDEGLTKPDFAIAAGFSYGVVTAHNGCLHLEVEVTGKSAHAALPMTGIDALEATTAILGALYEHRKGYAGTVSAVGGIGSPQLTVGLIKGGINTNVVPDRVTLRLDRRMIPEEAPETVEETLRAVIAEAATAFPKARVDIRRILLARPLTPLPGTDRLAAVLCAHASRVMGEPVETKGVPLYTDARHYSDAGVPIALFGAGPHTIEEANAHRADERLPLSDLFKATEVVALALLEVLGEG
- a CDS encoding allantoate amidohydrolase, encoding MTAFGADLMARLDAFAGFTEEPGLLTRLFLTPQHRAAADWLMELMGKAGMSARLDPAGTVVGRYEGTVPGAPALLIGSHIDTVRNAGRYDGNLGVLAAVAAVAELDRRGERLPFAIEVLGFGDEEGVRFPVTLTGSRAVAGRFDRVALETRDRDGVRMADALRAFGGDPEAITTAARKPGEALAFLEVHIEQGPVLEAEGLPVGIVTAINGATRFAVRLRGMAGHAGTVPMALRRDALAAAAEMTLAAERVAAASDAGLVATVGRIEAKPGAVNVIPGEAAFTLDVRAPEDTVRRDACAAILADFEAIATRRSVELAVETTHDAAAAPCSPGIRRQIEAAVIRAGVRPLSLPSGAGHDAMAFAGVLPMGMLFVRCAGGISHNPAESITAEDADLSVQILLDIIRHFEHETPTP
- the uraD gene encoding 2-oxo-4-hydroxy-4-carboxy-5-ureidoimidazoline decarboxylase → MDRASFVARFGGVFEHSPWVAEGAWDAADQGGNLPDNADGLHAAMVAVLRAAGHDRKLALLNAHPDLAGRLALRGELTADSTAEQASAGLDRCTPEEFARFTELNDAYKARFGFPFILAVKGRSRADILEAFETRLSNGPEEEFATALAQVERITWLRLKDLLPKDIEP
- the uraH gene encoding hydroxyisourate hydrolase — translated: MSGSGRLTTHVLDTTHGRPGAGIAVTLYRIDGERRERLMQTRTNADGRCDAPLLAGADLTPGVYELVFEAGDYFRASGLEIVEPAFLDVVPIRFGVANADQHYHVPLLVSPYSYSTYRGS
- a CDS encoding urate hydroxylase PuuD; translated protein: MEPIVWEWVNVLVRWLHVITAIAWIGSSFYFIHLDLSLRRRDGLPDGVAGEAWQVHGGGFYNMMKYTVAPPELPEKLTWFKWEAYATWLSGFALLSVLYYHGAALYMIDPAVLDIPWWGAVLLSLGALGLGWHVYDRLCKSPLGKDDVKLAAAGFVFLVLVAWGLSHLFSGRAAMLHVGALIGTMMSANVFRIIIPNQTKAVAAMKAGQVPDPALGKQAKQRSLHNNYLTLPVVFLMISNHYPLAFGTRYSWVIVAVVLVVGAVIRHFFNSRHAGKPTPWWTWAVAAAGVAVIVGLSAAGTRTDSAAAPARVEFAQVEEVVLSRCSMCHAAQPVWEGIGVPPRGVMLDSAEAISRHAPQIRTWAALSDAMPPGNVTGITPEERRLLAAWTDQLPR
- a CDS encoding LysR family transcriptional regulator, coding for MALLENMRVFVRVVELGSLSAAGRSLRLSPAVVSHRLQSLEEHLNARLLNRTTRQVQFTEAGKVFFEHCLEVLEAAERAESSVGAIGGAPVGSLRVTAPLGFGRRILAPMVPRFHAAFPQVDLRLRLSDHLLDLLREATDVAIRMAPLKDSSFVARKIADLPRVLCAAPSYLERRGVPARPEELLSHHCLLLRFPGSQQFQWTLNTPQGPMTLPVSGQFDADDGDVLTGWALAGEGIVLKPLWEVADHLRRGELRVVLPHCPPDPVTLAVLYPHRNLLPAKIRVFIDFFAEQARAALADTEMTGAEPNAAP